From the bacterium genome, the window TTTGCCGCCATGGGCGGGATCGATGATTGCGTCGGTGGTTCCTATGATCCTCTGATCGATGGCTACCTCGCTAACAGCAATACGCTGGGGCAGTATCGCAGTTTCTCGATCGAAGTTATCGGTGCCGCGGGCGCCCATTTCGATGCCTACAATCTTAAGCTCGACAATCGTGGCAATACGGTGATCGACAAGTTCGCACCGTTCTCACATGATGCCGCCTCGCATGGCTACACTCCGGAACCGGCTACTATGCTTCTGTTCGGTTTGGGTCTGGCTGGTGGCGCAATCTCTCGCCGCTTCTCGAAGAAGTAAGAATTTTCTGAAAATTCCTCAGAAAGCGACCTCACACGAGGTCGCTTTTTTATTGGCCATGAACTGCTATGAAATCAGAGCGAGCGTTCGTGGAGGACGTCGTAGATCGGGCCGCGCGGCGTCAAAGTCGATTTGATCAGCGCTATCCGGTCAAAGAGCAGCGGTATTGGCGCAAACTGGTAGCGCATCAGGTAGTCAAGTGAGTTGCCGATCTTTACTCCCTCGCGTACCCGCCCCAATGTCAGGTGCGGCTTAAACGGCTTACTTTCCGCCGCAAATCCAAGTTGCTGAACCTGCCGTTCAATCTCGGCCGCGACCAGGATCAGCTTGTTCACTTCGTTATCCATCCCAGCCCAGATGACGCGCGGACGATGCAGGTTCGGGAATCCGCCGATCTGCTGAATAACAGTCCGGATCACCGCCCCTTTGCCGCTCACCGATGTCACCAGCTTCATCAATGGGTCAACGAGATTGTCCGGCGTCTCACCCAGAAAACGGGCGGTCAGGTGCATATTCTTCGGGTCGACCCATTTGACCGGGCCGCCATTGCGCTCGAATTCGGTGACGATCTCGCCAAGCCGCCGTGTCGCGGGTTCTTCGAGCGGAAAAGCAATAAAGAGCCGCATTATTCAATACCCAGAATTTCGCGTCGAAGCAGTTCGATCGCGGTGTACGTCGCGCGAGTCCGATTGATCTCACGGTCGATCCCAAAAGAGTACTTCCTGGCAATCGTCCGTTTCTCCGACGATACACCAACATAAACCAATCCGACTGGCTTACTGTCGGTCCCGCCGCCCGGTCCGGCGACGCCGGTAACCGAAATAGCATAACTGCTGCCGGCTAGTTTTCGCACTCCAGTGGCCATGGCGATCGCGCATTCTTCCGAGACAGCGCCATGTTTCGCCAGGATCTCATCACTCACACCCAATTGACTCTGTTTGACTTCATTTGAGTAGGCCAACACTCCACCGAGAAAATAGTCGGATGATCCCGGGGCCGCGGTCAGCGCCATGCCAAGCTGGCCTCCGGTGCATGACTCGGCAACGGCAACTGTCGCACGGTTGGTGCGCAGCAGGTCGCCGACAACTGATTCCAGTGTGTCCGAATCTTTCCCAAAAACGAACTTGCCGCAGATCGACTCCAGGTGAGCCGCCAGCTTGGCTGATTTCG encodes:
- the thpR gene encoding RNA 2',3'-cyclic phosphodiesterase, which produces MRLFIAFPLEEPATRRLGEIVTEFERNGGPVKWVDPKNMHLTARFLGETPDNLVDPLMKLVTSVSGKGAVIRTVIQQIGGFPNLHRPRVIWAGMDNEVNKLILVAAEIERQVQQLGFAAESKPFKPHLTLGRVREGVKIGNSLDYLMRYQFAPIPLLFDRIALIKSTLTPRGPIYDVLHERSL